The following are encoded together in the Burkholderiales bacterium genome:
- a CDS encoding TerC family protein, translating to MMEWITDPAAWVALFTLTALEMVLGVDNIIFISILVARLPEKQRATARTVGLALAAGSRVALLLSITWVMSLTEPLFSVWGREVSGRALILIGGGLFLLWKSVHEIHGAMEGGESTRTGKAAATFAAVVGQIAVIDIVFSLDSVITAVGMVDEVAIMIIAILLSVAVMVFAAGAVSRFVEAHPTIKMLALSFLVLVGVALIAEGTGFHIPKGYIYFSMAFAIGVEMLNMRMRSRAANPVRLKQAGQLRQRIDV from the coding sequence CTGATGGAATGGATTACCGATCCGGCTGCATGGGTAGCGCTGTTCACGCTCACGGCGCTGGAGATGGTCCTGGGTGTGGACAACATCATTTTCATTTCCATACTCGTCGCACGATTGCCCGAGAAGCAGCGAGCGACCGCTCGCACCGTCGGTCTCGCCCTGGCCGCGGGCAGCCGGGTAGCGCTGCTGCTGTCCATTACGTGGGTGATGTCCCTCACCGAACCGCTCTTCAGCGTCTGGGGACGGGAAGTGTCGGGCCGCGCGCTTATCCTGATCGGCGGCGGTCTGTTTCTGCTGTGGAAGTCGGTGCACGAGATACACGGCGCGATGGAGGGTGGAGAATCCACCCGAACCGGCAAAGCCGCAGCCACCTTTGCCGCTGTGGTCGGTCAGATCGCCGTGATCGATATCGTGTTTTCCCTGGACTCGGTGATTACGGCCGTCGGCATGGTCGACGAAGTGGCGATCATGATCATCGCGATATTACTGTCGGTCGCCGTCATGGTCTTCGCAGCAGGAGCCGTCAGTCGTTTCGTCGAGGCGCATCCGACGATCAAGATGCTTGCGTTGAGCTTCCTCGTTCTGGTCGGTGTCGCTCTTATCGCAGAAGGTACCGGCTTCCATATACCCAAGGGCTACATTTATTTCTCGATGGCGTTTGCCATCGGCGTCGAGATGCTCAACATGCGAATGCGCAGTCGCGCGGCAAACCCCGTGAGGTTGAAGCAGGCCGGGCAGCTGAGGCAGCGGATCGACGTGTGA
- a CDS encoding amidohydrolase produces MNGCERKISIAGVTRFFGAAAVLACVTVAAQADTDTLEAQIRKRAAAVEQKLIAWRRDIHQHPELGDQETRTSELVARHLRALGLEVRTGVARTGVVGILKGGRPGRTVALRADMDALPVKEPPGLPFASQAKGKTGGQEVDVMHACGHDAHTAMLMAAAEVLAGMRKTLPGTVMFIFQPAEEGSSVVPPGQSWGAKLMLEEGLFKQTKPDAVFAVHVMPGPSGELSYRTGATAASSDFLDITTTGRQGHGGMPWNTVDPITTSAFMISGLQTVVSRRANLTTSPAVVTIGMINGGTGPNIVPETVQMRGTIRTYADATRRQVHEDIRLAAVNIAESAGASAAVKITPNYDVTVNDEALAKRMAPVLKRAADGRVSEAPLAGASEDFSFFAKETPGLYVFLGVTPRDQDPAKAAPNHNPRFFVDESALVVGTRTLAFLAVNVLASPATAETQRHARQFIQEER; encoded by the coding sequence ATGAACGGCTGCGAACGAAAGATCAGTATCGCCGGCGTGACGCGCTTTTTTGGTGCGGCAGCAGTACTGGCATGCGTCACAGTTGCAGCGCAGGCCGACACCGACACGCTCGAGGCCCAGATAAGAAAGCGGGCCGCCGCGGTCGAGCAGAAGCTGATCGCGTGGCGCAGGGACATCCACCAGCATCCGGAGCTCGGAGACCAGGAGACGCGGACCTCGGAGCTGGTCGCTCGGCATTTGCGCGCCCTCGGACTCGAAGTGCGCACGGGGGTGGCGCGCACCGGAGTAGTGGGCATACTGAAAGGCGGAAGGCCGGGCCGAACGGTCGCCCTGCGCGCCGATATGGATGCGCTACCGGTCAAGGAGCCGCCGGGGCTGCCGTTCGCGTCACAGGCGAAAGGCAAGACGGGCGGTCAAGAGGTCGACGTCATGCACGCCTGCGGTCATGACGCTCATACCGCAATGTTGATGGCGGCGGCGGAGGTGCTGGCGGGCATGCGCAAAACCCTGCCGGGCACCGTGATGTTCATTTTTCAACCGGCCGAGGAGGGCTCGAGCGTCGTACCGCCCGGTCAAAGCTGGGGCGCCAAGCTGATGCTGGAAGAGGGCTTGTTCAAACAGACGAAGCCGGACGCCGTCTTTGCGGTCCATGTGATGCCGGGGCCCTCGGGCGAGCTGTCCTATCGGACCGGCGCGACGGCGGCGAGCAGCGACTTTCTCGACATCACGACTACCGGCAGGCAGGGGCATGGCGGAATGCCCTGGAATACGGTGGACCCGATCACCACGTCGGCGTTCATGATCTCCGGCCTGCAGACCGTCGTGAGCCGGCGAGCCAACCTTACGACGTCTCCCGCGGTGGTGACCATCGGCATGATCAACGGGGGAACCGGGCCGAACATCGTTCCGGAGACGGTGCAGATGAGGGGCACCATACGCACCTATGCCGACGCGACGCGGCGGCAGGTTCATGAAGACATTCGACTGGCGGCGGTCAACATTGCCGAGAGCGCGGGGGCATCGGCGGCGGTGAAGATAACTCCCAATTACGATGTCACGGTGAACGACGAGGCACTGGCGAAGCGGATGGCGCCGGTGCTCAAGCGCGCAGCGGACGGTCGGGTGTCGGAAGCGCCGCTCGCCGGTGCTTCCGAGGATTTCTCGTTCTTCGCGAAGGAGACGCCGGGACTGTACGTGTTCCTGGGGGTGACACCGCGCGATCAGGACCCGGCCAAGGCCGCGCCGAACCATAATCCGCGTTTCTTCGTCGACGAGAGCGCCCTCGTCGTCGGTACGCGAACCCTGGCGTTCCTTGCAGTGAACGTCCTCGCCTCTCCGGCCACGGCCGAGACTCAGCGCCACGCGCGCCAGTTCATCCAGGAAGAGCGGTGA
- the cydB gene encoding cytochrome d ubiquinol oxidase subunit II, giving the protein MALDLVPLWAAILAFGVFMYVLLDGFDLGVGILFPFTRNQDDRELMMNSVAPIWDFNETWLVLGGVGLLAAFPLAFAIVIPAVYFPILFMLIGLIFRGVAFEFRHLSERRHLWDGSFFAGSLIATFAQGIVLGTFVQGIPVEGRAYSGGSFGWLTPFALLTGAGLVAGYGMLGACWLVIKTEGELQAWARRKARYFTIGVAAFIAMISIWTPILQPQIRERWFGGDHPLWLWPVPLITLALFAGLWRSLATARHATPFIVAMGIFAMAYLGLAISIFPMVVPYTFDLWQSAASPKSQAFLMIGTLFLLPIILGYTVYSYWVFRGKVHPGGGYH; this is encoded by the coding sequence ATGGCGCTCGACCTCGTTCCGCTGTGGGCCGCCATCCTCGCCTTCGGCGTATTCATGTACGTGCTGCTCGACGGCTTCGATCTCGGAGTGGGCATTCTTTTCCCGTTCACCCGGAATCAGGATGACCGCGAGCTCATGATGAATTCGGTTGCGCCGATCTGGGACTTCAACGAGACGTGGCTGGTGCTCGGCGGCGTCGGGCTGCTCGCGGCTTTTCCACTGGCGTTCGCCATCGTGATTCCGGCCGTGTACTTCCCGATTCTCTTCATGCTGATCGGCCTCATCTTCCGCGGCGTCGCCTTCGAGTTCCGGCATCTGTCCGAGCGCCGCCATCTCTGGGACGGCTCGTTCTTCGCCGGATCGCTGATTGCGACCTTCGCGCAGGGGATCGTGCTCGGAACCTTCGTTCAGGGAATCCCGGTCGAGGGCCGCGCGTATTCGGGCGGCAGCTTCGGCTGGCTCACCCCGTTCGCGCTGCTCACAGGAGCCGGCCTGGTCGCAGGCTACGGCATGCTGGGGGCGTGCTGGCTGGTCATTAAAACCGAAGGTGAGCTGCAGGCGTGGGCGCGGCGCAAGGCGCGCTACTTCACGATCGGCGTCGCCGCGTTCATCGCCATGATCAGCATCTGGACGCCGATCCTCCAGCCGCAGATACGCGAGCGCTGGTTCGGCGGAGATCATCCGCTGTGGCTCTGGCCGGTGCCGCTCATCACGCTGGCGCTTTTCGCGGGACTCTGGCGGTCGCTTGCCACCGCCCGTCACGCGACGCCCTTTATCGTCGCGATGGGGATTTTTGCGATGGCTTATCTCGGACTCGCCATCAGCATCTTTCCCATGGTCGTGCCGTATACCTTCGATCTCTGGCAATCGGCCGCGAGCCCCAAATCACAGGCGTTCCTGATGATCGGCACTCTGTTCCTGCTGCCGATCATCCTGGGCTATACCGTGTATTCGTACTGGGTGTTTCGCGGAAAGGTCCACCCGGGCGGCGGCTACCACTGA
- a CDS encoding cytochrome ubiquinol oxidase subunit I: protein MPDALLLSRLQFAWVIAVHILLPAFTVGLASYIAVLEGTYFFTGRAVYLRLSQFWLRLFALSFGMGVVSGIVMPFQFGTNWSRFSDLTADVVGPLMTYEVLTAFFLEAGFLGVLLFGRKRVPAGVHFFAAVMVAVGTLLSTFWILAANSWMQTPVGHEIVDGRFVPQDWLRIVFTPSFPYRLTHTTMAFFITTAFVVIGVAAYYLRRGRHVEESLTMQKMGFGLLAILVPLQILIGDLHGLNSLEHQPAKIAAVEANWETRANMPLLLFAWPDEAAERNRYEVGIPALGSLILGHDVNAVIPGLKDWKREDRPPVAIPFFSFRLMVGVGIVMLVVTVAGLVAWRRGRLADARAFQWMCMLVAPLGFVAVLAGWVTTEVGRQPWVVYGLLRTREAVTPSLNASDVALSLFVYVVAYIVIFGAGFYFMRRLVSAGFRSAAEPEPEAPVPTPARPLSGATRAR, encoded by the coding sequence ATGCCTGACGCGCTGCTCCTTTCACGACTTCAATTCGCCTGGGTCATAGCGGTGCACATCCTGTTGCCCGCATTCACCGTGGGTCTTGCGTCCTACATCGCCGTGCTGGAAGGCACCTATTTTTTTACGGGGCGCGCGGTCTATCTGCGACTTTCCCAGTTCTGGCTGCGCCTTTTCGCCCTGTCCTTCGGAATGGGCGTCGTGTCCGGGATCGTGATGCCTTTCCAGTTCGGAACCAACTGGAGCCGCTTCTCGGATCTCACCGCCGACGTCGTCGGCCCGCTGATGACGTACGAAGTCCTCACCGCGTTTTTTCTCGAGGCCGGATTTCTCGGCGTGCTGCTGTTCGGACGCAAACGCGTGCCGGCTGGCGTGCATTTCTTCGCCGCGGTGATGGTCGCCGTGGGGACGCTGCTGTCGACCTTCTGGATTCTTGCGGCGAATAGCTGGATGCAGACGCCGGTCGGTCACGAGATCGTCGACGGACGCTTCGTCCCGCAGGACTGGTTGCGAATCGTCTTCACACCGTCGTTTCCCTATCGGCTGACGCATACCACGATGGCGTTCTTTATCACCACCGCCTTCGTGGTGATCGGCGTCGCCGCGTACTACCTGCGGCGCGGCCGCCATGTCGAGGAGAGTCTGACCATGCAGAAAATGGGCTTCGGACTGCTCGCGATCCTCGTGCCGCTGCAGATCCTGATCGGCGACCTGCATGGACTGAACAGCCTCGAACATCAGCCGGCCAAGATCGCGGCCGTCGAAGCGAACTGGGAGACCCGGGCGAACATGCCTTTGCTGCTCTTCGCGTGGCCCGACGAAGCCGCCGAGCGCAATCGCTATGAGGTCGGCATTCCGGCGCTCGGGTCGCTCATCCTGGGCCACGACGTCAACGCCGTGATTCCCGGCTTGAAGGACTGGAAGCGCGAAGACAGGCCGCCGGTCGCCATTCCGTTCTTCTCGTTTCGGCTCATGGTCGGCGTCGGTATCGTGATGCTCGTCGTTACTGTCGCGGGACTCGTGGCGTGGCGGCGTGGACGGCTCGCCGATGCGCGCGCCTTTCAGTGGATGTGCATGCTGGTCGCCCCACTGGGTTTCGTCGCCGTGCTCGCGGGCTGGGTCACCACCGAAGTCGGGCGGCAGCCGTGGGTCGTGTATGGGCTTCTGCGCACGCGCGAAGCGGTGACGCCCTCGCTCAACGCGAGCGATGTCGCACTGTCGCTTTTCGTGTATGTCGTCGCCTACATCGTGATCTTCGGCGCGGGGTTCTATTTCATGCGCCGGCTCGTCAGTGCAGGCTTCCGCTCGGCCGCCGAGCCCGAGCCGGAGGCGCCGGTTCCGACGCCCGCGCGGCCGCTCTCCGGCGCGACGCGAGCCCGTTAG
- a CDS encoding universal stress protein has protein sequence MRRGTAGGGRGFKHILIPTDGSRLSEKAARAGVAFAAAVGAQVTAYHAVEEPPILYADGFSVDTFAMRDWNERARAVGERLTGSIGKMSKAAGVRCSAVITKANTSYEGIIEAAQKRRCDVIFMASHGRRGLSRLVMGSVTHKVLTHSRIPVMVYR, from the coding sequence ATGAGGCGAGGCACGGCCGGCGGCGGCCGCGGTTTCAAGCACATCCTCATTCCAACGGACGGCTCGCGCCTGAGCGAGAAGGCGGCGAGGGCGGGCGTCGCTTTCGCCGCTGCGGTCGGGGCGCAGGTGACTGCCTATCACGCGGTAGAAGAGCCGCCGATACTCTACGCCGACGGTTTCAGCGTCGATACGTTCGCGATGCGCGACTGGAACGAGCGCGCTCGCGCGGTGGGCGAGCGACTGACCGGCTCGATCGGCAAAATGTCCAAGGCAGCCGGCGTGCGCTGCTCTGCGGTGATCACGAAAGCGAACACGTCTTACGAAGGAATAATCGAGGCGGCGCAAAAGCGCCGGTGCGACGTGATCTTCATGGCATCTCACGGCCGCCGCGGCCTGTCGCGGCTCGTGATGGGCAGCGTCACCCACAAGGTGCTGACCCATTCCAGGATACCGGTCATGGTGTATCGCTAG
- a CDS encoding sigma-70 family RNA polymerase sigma factor: MNAHPDNARTAALADARLTQAIASGDCHAFGALVRRYDALLHRTAQRILRNDADTDDAVQNAYLLAYRGIRNFRRDSKLSTWLVRIVINEALGCLRKRAQSAHVILMDDRDLDAAIESHADARSRHEGAPDELLMRSDVRRRIQACIDELPFSHRAVFVLRACEELSVREAAAALDIPEATVRTRFFRARRQLRRSLAGEKAEVAGRPLPLRGNHDPYRQPQAIAR; encoded by the coding sequence GTGAACGCACATCCGGACAACGCGCGCACGGCGGCGTTAGCCGACGCCCGACTGACGCAGGCGATCGCGTCCGGGGATTGCCACGCCTTCGGCGCGCTGGTGCGTCGCTACGACGCGTTGCTGCACCGGACGGCGCAGCGCATTCTGAGGAACGATGCCGACACCGACGACGCCGTGCAGAACGCCTACCTGCTCGCGTATCGGGGCATTCGCAATTTCCGCCGCGACAGCAAGCTGTCGACGTGGCTGGTGCGCATCGTCATCAACGAGGCGCTTGGCTGCCTGCGGAAGCGCGCGCAATCCGCGCATGTCATTCTCATGGACGATCGCGACCTCGACGCTGCGATCGAATCTCATGCGGACGCCCGCTCACGCCACGAAGGGGCGCCCGACGAGCTGCTCATGCGATCCGACGTCCGCCGCAGGATACAGGCGTGCATCGACGAGCTGCCATTTTCCCATCGTGCGGTGTTCGTGCTGCGCGCCTGCGAGGAACTGTCGGTGCGGGAAGCAGCGGCAGCCCTCGACATTCCCGAAGCCACGGTGAGGACGCGCTTTTTCAGAGCCCGACGGCAATTGCGCCGTTCACTGGCCGGCGAAAAAGCCGAGGTTGCCGGACGCCCGTTACCGCTTCGTGGGAACCATGACCCATACCGGCAGCCGCAGGCGATCGCCCGCTGA
- a CDS encoding tripartite tricarboxylate transporter permease encodes MDALAAVFPNLFLGFSVALSLENLAYCFIGVFVGTVIGVLPGIGPLAAIAMLLPLTFKLSPVAALIMLSGIYYGTKYGGSTTAIMLKLPGESASVVTCLDGYEMAKQGRAGPALGMSAVASFIAGSIGTLLIGMFGPPLAEVALLFGAPEYFSLMLFSLIGAAVLVQGSMLKALGMIVLGLLLGIVGTDVNSGMARFTFGASSLADGIGFVVIAMGLFGFAEIVANLEQSSVSRDLLFQKVKNLWPSWKDFRQSWNPMMRGTAVGAFFGILPGAGPTIASFSAYTLEKKVSKSAKMFGKGAIEGVASPEAANNSASQCEFIPTLALGVPGSATMALILGALTIQGIAPGPQVMTQRPELFWGLIASMWIGNFMLLVLNLPLIGLWVKLLTVPYRILFPAIMVFMAIGVYSVNNNPFDIHLALLFGVLGYIFIKLKCEPAPLILAVVLGPLMEENLRRALLISRGDPSVFVTRPISAGFLIGTALLLLVMILPAVRRKRAEVLDESAGGEAPARL; translated from the coding sequence ATGGACGCCTTGGCCGCGGTTTTCCCCAATCTGTTCCTGGGTTTCAGCGTCGCTCTGTCGCTCGAGAACCTCGCATACTGTTTCATCGGCGTATTCGTCGGCACCGTGATCGGGGTCCTGCCCGGCATCGGGCCACTGGCGGCGATCGCGATGCTCCTGCCGCTCACGTTCAAGCTGAGCCCCGTAGCGGCGCTCATCATGCTGTCGGGGATTTATTACGGAACGAAATACGGCGGCTCGACTACGGCGATCATGCTGAAGCTGCCGGGCGAGTCGGCGTCGGTCGTGACGTGCCTCGACGGCTACGAGATGGCGAAGCAGGGACGCGCGGGTCCGGCGCTGGGCATGTCGGCCGTCGCGTCCTTCATTGCCGGAAGCATAGGCACGTTGCTGATCGGCATGTTCGGCCCGCCGCTGGCCGAGGTCGCGCTCCTGTTCGGTGCGCCCGAATACTTTTCGCTGATGCTGTTCAGCCTCATCGGCGCGGCCGTGCTCGTGCAGGGTTCGATGCTGAAGGCCCTCGGAATGATCGTGCTGGGGCTGTTGCTCGGCATCGTCGGGACCGACGTCAACTCGGGCATGGCGCGGTTTACCTTCGGCGCGTCCAGCCTCGCGGACGGTATTGGTTTCGTCGTGATCGCCATGGGGCTTTTCGGGTTCGCCGAGATCGTCGCCAACCTGGAGCAGAGCAGCGTCAGCCGCGACCTGCTGTTCCAGAAGGTGAAGAACCTTTGGCCCTCGTGGAAGGATTTCAGGCAAAGCTGGAATCCGATGATGCGCGGTACGGCGGTCGGCGCGTTCTTCGGAATATTGCCCGGGGCCGGCCCCACGATCGCCAGCTTCTCGGCGTACACACTCGAGAAAAAGGTATCGAAGAGCGCGAAGATGTTCGGCAAGGGCGCGATCGAAGGGGTCGCGTCGCCGGAAGCGGCGAACAACTCCGCTTCGCAATGTGAATTCATCCCGACGCTGGCGCTCGGCGTCCCGGGGAGCGCCACCATGGCGCTCATCCTCGGTGCGCTGACCATCCAGGGTATCGCGCCGGGTCCGCAGGTGATGACGCAGCGCCCCGAGCTTTTCTGGGGACTGATCGCCAGTATGTGGATCGGAAACTTCATGCTGCTCGTGCTCAACCTGCCGCTCATCGGTCTCTGGGTGAAGCTCCTCACGGTCCCCTACCGAATACTCTTCCCGGCCATCATGGTATTCATGGCCATCGGGGTGTACAGCGTCAACAACAATCCGTTCGATATCCACCTCGCGCTGCTGTTCGGCGTTCTCGGCTACATTTTCATCAAGCTCAAGTGCGAGCCTGCGCCACTGATCCTGGCCGTAGTGCTCGGGCCGCTGATGGAAGAGAACCTGCGGCGGGCGCTGCTGATATCCCGCGGCGATCCCAGTGTCTTCGTCACCCGCCCCATCAGCGCGGGCTTTCTGATCGGCACGGCGTTACTGCTGCTCGTCATGATTCTTCCGGCCGTTCGTCGCAAACGTGCAGAGGTCCTGGACGAGTCCGCCGGAGGTGAAGCTCCGGCGCGACTGTAA
- a CDS encoding tripartite tricarboxylate transporter TctB family protein: MRIKSQEDFWAGLMFIGFGILAIFVARGYPMGSAMRMGPGYFPTYLGAISVVLGAILTGRSYRVDGEGTGRWGLRALLWLSAAFAGFGLLIEAAGFVFALLALIVASSLAGRDTRPLELALLIVVLIAGSVGLFVYGLELPYRLFPWS; encoded by the coding sequence GTGAGGATCAAGAGTCAGGAAGACTTCTGGGCAGGCTTGATGTTCATAGGTTTCGGAATTCTCGCGATATTCGTCGCGCGCGGTTATCCGATGGGCTCGGCGATGCGCATGGGGCCGGGCTATTTCCCCACCTATCTCGGCGCGATCAGTGTGGTGCTCGGCGCGATCCTCACCGGCAGATCCTACCGGGTCGACGGTGAGGGCACCGGACGTTGGGGCTTGCGAGCGCTGTTATGGCTGTCTGCCGCTTTCGCCGGCTTCGGATTGCTGATCGAGGCGGCCGGTTTCGTTTTCGCTCTGCTCGCGCTGATCGTGGCGAGCTCGCTTGCCGGGCGCGACACGCGTCCGCTCGAGCTTGCGCTCCTGATCGTGGTCCTCATCGCAGGCTCCGTCGGACTGTTCGTCTACGGGCTCGAGCTTCCCTATCGCCTGTTCCCCTGGAGCTGA
- a CDS encoding Fe-Mn family superoxide dismutase has protein sequence MLVCDVWEHAYYIDCRNGRSGQIGAFEKAVDRDFASRNFET, from the coding sequence CTGCTCGTGTGCGACGTCTGGGAGCATGCCTACTACATCGACTGCCGAAACGGGCGCTCCGGACAGATCGGCGCGTTCGAGAAGGCGGTGGACCGGGACTTTGCGTCGCGGAACTTCGAAACGTAA
- a CDS encoding GNAT family protein: MRAQLDEVAQVLELGTEQVVLRPVRAEDRAAYVDFISRIDPADLRRRFFDAHGLSPQSDFEHHVRKDRDGGTGFVAVRQLRGSPDEIVGEARVHRYPGVRAAELAIIVRSDMQRRGLGRALMQKAIEYCAAHGMEVIARMLPDNDAMIGLAKRSGMQVEHAPDGHLAIAHLPAA; encoded by the coding sequence ATGCGTGCTCAGCTTGACGAGGTCGCACAGGTGCTGGAGCTAGGGACGGAACAGGTCGTGCTCCGGCCGGTTCGCGCCGAAGACCGCGCGGCCTATGTCGATTTCATCTCGCGAATCGATCCCGCGGACCTGCGGCGCAGATTCTTCGATGCGCACGGCCTGTCGCCGCAATCGGATTTCGAGCACCACGTCCGAAAGGACCGCGATGGCGGGACGGGCTTCGTGGCAGTACGCCAGCTCCGGGGGAGCCCCGACGAGATCGTCGGCGAGGCGCGCGTCCACCGCTACCCGGGAGTGCGCGCCGCGGAGCTCGCGATCATCGTGCGCAGCGACATGCAACGTCGCGGCCTCGGGCGCGCGCTCATGCAGAAGGCGATCGAATACTGCGCGGCTCACGGCATGGAAGTGATCGCGCGCATGTTGCCCGACAATGACGCGATGATCGGTCTGGCGAAGCGCTCGGGCATGCAGGTCGAGCATGCGCCCGACGGCCATCTCGCGATCGCTCATCTGCCCGCCGCCTGA
- a CDS encoding PAS domain-containing sensor histidine kinase: MNDVTIAAAEAAATVAPRVLSTEDESEQGSSGPSEAGALLATLVEDIPTGVLVAYSPPEFPLVAVNRMAEALLGCSRHELLRLPAGSHAVGCGFAPSGATAPAGDRGLPLYRAAHLGQVLRDEEWTLLRRDGSRVIVLVNANPLRDSAGGIVGAITCLRDITPLKKLEQALRGTELRLREADHRKDQFLAILAHELRGPLAPVRNVVEILKVKAGNDSALAGLARILERQVGDMSRLLEDVLDLSRVTVGKLRLERCPIDLAPVIEHALEWSKPAITARRHRLNVSLPTRPVRVVGDAGRLAQVFSNLLTNAAKYTEPGGEITVSMQVGQDAAVIRVRDTGRGLEETDMQCLFDLFFQPDRTLDRAEGGLGIGLSLVRSLVQMHGGTVRAYSDGRGKGSEFVVTLPVLPDQARPEAS, encoded by the coding sequence ATGAACGACGTGACTATCGCGGCAGCCGAGGCAGCCGCGACCGTGGCGCCCCGGGTGCTCAGCACAGAGGATGAGTCGGAGCAGGGCTCATCCGGGCCGAGCGAAGCCGGCGCGCTGCTGGCGACGCTGGTCGAGGACATACCGACCGGGGTGCTGGTCGCGTATAGCCCGCCGGAGTTCCCGCTGGTGGCAGTGAATCGCATGGCCGAAGCGCTGCTGGGATGCTCGCGCCACGAATTGCTCCGCTTACCCGCCGGCTCCCATGCAGTCGGCTGCGGCTTCGCGCCGTCCGGTGCGACTGCGCCCGCCGGAGATCGGGGGCTTCCGCTTTATCGTGCCGCGCACCTGGGCCAGGTCCTGCGCGACGAGGAATGGACTCTGCTGCGGCGGGACGGCAGCCGCGTCATCGTCCTCGTGAACGCCAATCCGCTTCGCGACTCCGCAGGCGGTATCGTCGGGGCCATCACGTGCCTGAGGGACATCACACCCCTGAAGAAACTGGAGCAGGCGCTGCGCGGAACCGAGCTGCGCCTGCGGGAAGCCGACCATCGCAAAGATCAGTTCCTGGCGATTCTCGCGCACGAGCTTCGGGGGCCCCTGGCGCCGGTGCGCAACGTCGTAGAGATCCTGAAAGTAAAGGCCGGCAACGACAGCGCTCTTGCCGGACTTGCGCGGATTCTCGAGCGCCAGGTGGGCGATATGAGCCGGTTGCTCGAAGACGTGCTGGATCTCTCGCGCGTGACGGTCGGCAAGCTGCGGCTCGAGCGATGCCCGATCGACCTGGCGCCGGTCATCGAGCACGCGCTTGAATGGTCGAAACCCGCGATCACGGCGCGGCGCCATCGGCTGAACGTGTCGTTGCCGACGCGGCCCGTACGTGTGGTGGGGGATGCGGGCCGGCTCGCACAGGTGTTCTCGAACCTTCTCACGAATGCCGCGAAATACACTGAGCCCGGCGGCGAGATAACGGTGTCGATGCAGGTCGGTCAGGACGCCGCAGTGATCCGCGTCCGGGACACCGGGCGCGGCCTGGAGGAGACGGACATGCAATGCCTCTTCGACCTCTTCTTTCAACCCGACCGGACCCTCGATCGTGCGGAAGGAGGTCTTGGAATCGGGCTGTCCCTCGTGCGCAGCCTGGTGCAGATGCACGGCGGAACCGTGCGAGCTTACAGTGACGGCCGGGGCAAGGGCAGCGAGTTCGTCGTCACGCTGCCCGTTCTGCCGGACCAGGCCCGGCCGGAAGCGTCGTAG
- a CDS encoding MarR family transcriptional regulator, producing the protein MPLKKKEFEALAEFRYQLRRYLRFSEEVVRAERITPLQYLLLLHIKGFPGRDWATVGELAEKLQSQPHGTVALVSRCEKIGLVKRRPSATDRRRVEIHLTAKGELIIEKLALIHRAELLGHNFASLRDSFKA; encoded by the coding sequence ATGCCGCTGAAGAAGAAAGAATTTGAGGCTCTGGCCGAGTTCCGCTATCAGCTTCGCCGTTACCTGCGCTTCAGCGAGGAAGTCGTTCGAGCCGAACGCATCACGCCGCTGCAGTATCTGCTCCTGCTCCACATCAAAGGCTTTCCCGGACGGGACTGGGCGACCGTGGGCGAGCTCGCGGAAAAACTTCAGTCGCAACCGCACGGCACCGTGGCGCTCGTTTCCCGTTGCGAAAAAATCGGATTGGTAAAGCGCAGGCCGAGCGCTACGGATCGCCGGCGAGTGGAAATCCACTTGACCGCGAAGGGCGAGCTCATCATCGAGAAACTAGCGCTGATTCACCGCGCCGAGCTGCTCGGCCACAACTTCGCGTCGCTTCGCGACAGCTTCAAGGCGTAG